One Solanum pennellii chromosome 10, SPENNV200 genomic region harbors:
- the LOC107001855 gene encoding transcription factor bHLH100-like translates to MLAFSSSNMFPTMNSIAWSFEEPLCYDDHHKNTTPITTPQFQTDQNNKLFEGLRADNTIELPLSHHHQQQCLKESEFDVDELGVERSLMEKKLNHNASERNRRKKMNFLYSTLRSLLPPPTNKHQKKKLSFPATVSYVQEYIPELKKEIERLSKRKDFLLSKKSNYSLLKIDDNNKRKLIIGGTSCNSSTTSICASQLSNTQVLVQISTTQENNFPIAQVFASLEEDGLILLNASSFKSFGDKIFHSLHFQMQGPIEMDIQILKTKLLVMCEKRRKNSYIV, encoded by the exons atgctagCTTTTTCCTCTTCTAATATGTTTCCAACTATGAATAGTATTGCATGGtcctttgaagaaccactttGCTATGATGATCATCATAAAAATACGACTCCAATAACTACGCCTCAATTCCAAACTGATCAGAATAACAAGTTGTTTGAAGGTTTACGTGCCGATAATACTATTGAGTTACCTTTatctcatcatcatcaacaacaatgTTTGAAAGAAAGTGAGTTTGATGTTGATGAGCTGGGGGTAGAAAGGTCATTAATGGAgaagaagctaaatcataatgcAAGTGAACGTAATAGAAGGAAGAAGATGAATTTTCTTTATTCAACTCTTCGTTCTTTGCTTCCTCCTCCTACTAATAAACATCAAAAG aaaAAATTAAGCTTTCCAGCAACAGTATCATATGTACAAGAATACATACCAGAGTTGAAGAAAGAAATAGAGAGGCTAAGCAAAAGAAAggattttcttttatcaaagaaatcaaattattcattactcaaaattgatgataataataagagaaaattaattattggtGGAACTTCTTGTAATTCTTCAACAACATCAATTTGTGCAAGTCAACTCAGTAATACACAAGTTTTGGTACAAATTTCAACAactcaagaaaataattttccaaTTGCACAAGTCTTTGCAAGTTTAGAGGAAGATGGATTAATTTTGTTAAATGCATCATCCTTTAAATCTTTTGGAGACAAGATTTTTCACAGCTTGCATTTTCAG ATGCAAGGACCAATAGAAATGGACATTCAGATTTTGAAGACGAAGCTTTTAGTAATGtgtgaaaaaagaagaaaaaattcatatatagttTAA
- the LOC107002025 gene encoding tRNAse Z TRZ4, mitochondrial-like produces the protein MERNKDQNTQAYVQILGTGMDTQETSPSVLLCFDHERFIFNAGEGLQRFCTEYKIKLSQVDHICLTRVCSETTGGLPGLLLTLAGIKNGSSESDDHVRIWGPPNLDLLVNAMKTYVPHAVMTKKNIIPQSGSALAPPLYVEELRDVDKFKAVNISAFLLSPTQFSPNDTSIVYICKLHDIRGKVDIVKAKACGLEDKRKLGQLQKGISVKSDLLDIEVHPDDVIGPPIPGPIVLIVDCPTEPHAQELLSAQALDAYYSDSQSNFTNVVNCIIHLSPATVVNSPVYEKWMRKFDSAQHIMGRATRKHETTPILASSARIATRLHYLCPQFFPDPSFPSVQNDDDDVAAPNIKVPVESSVCGISAENLLKFALRPPRKLGLDRSCVQNTMTSSVFIEELLSEIPEIAVAAKNIRKFWHKPEEDEVELSDRQDSNDVVIEEPSKFSVPKCLENVQRDDLEIVFLGTGSSIPSKYRNVSSIYVNLFSKGGLLLDCGEGTLAQLKRRYGISGADTVVRNLRCIWISHIHADHHAGLARILALRRDLLKGVEHEPILVVGPEKVGEFLKEYIKLEDLDMLFLDCWSTTRSKWDNTEAEDNSSQPCSKKLKPSTPLDDITLLKCLRKVLGEAGLMRLISFPVVHCDDAFGVVLESADRMNYGEVVPGWKVVYSGDTRPCSEVIDASLGATILIHEATFEDGLVEEAIARNHSTIKEALEVGDSAGAYRVILTHFSQRYPKVPALVEVSMRRTSIAFDLMSVNLADLPVLPKVLPYLKLLFRNNG, from the exons ATGGAGAGGAACAAAGACCAGAATACACAAGCCTATGTTCAg ATTTTGGGGACAGGAATGGATACACAAGAAACATCCCCATCTGTTCTGCTCTGCTTCGACCACGAAAGATTCATATTTAATGCTGGAGAG GGATTACAACGCTTTTGCACGGAGTATAAGATTAAATTATCTCAG GTAGACCATATATGTCTTACTCGTGTCTGCTCGGAGACAACTGGTGGACTTCCAG GCTTGCTATTGACTTTGGCTGGCATTAAAAACGGAAGTTCTGAGAGTGATGATCAC GTCCGTATATGGGGTCCTCCAAATCTAGATTTGTTGGTTAATGCAATGAAGACTTATGTACCTCATGCTGTCATGacgaaaaaaaatatcattccaCAAAGTGGATCTGCATTAGCTCCCCCTTTGTATGTGGAGGAGCTTCGAGATGTTGACAAGTTCAAGGCAGTTAATATATCAGCATTTCTCCTATCACCGACTCAATTTAGTCCGAATGATACCTCCAttgtatatatttgtaaattacaTGACATCAGGGGGAAAGTTGACATCGTAAAGGCTAAAGCTTGTGGACTCGAAGATAAGAGAAAGCTTGGACAGTTGCAGAAAGGGATCAGCGTGAAGTCAGATCTTCTGGATATAGAG GTCCATCCGGATGATGTTATAGGCCCGCCTATTCCTGGTCCGATTGTACTAATTGTTGACTGTCCAACAGAACCTCATGCACAAGAGTTACTCTCTGCACAAGCTCTTGATGCGTATTATTCAGATTCCCAAAGCAACTTCACGAACGTCGTGAACTGCATCATTCATTTGAGCCCTGCTACTGTTGTCAATAGTCCAGTTTATGAGAAATGGATGAGGAAATTTGATTCCGCACAACATATTATGGGGAGAGCTACAAG GAAGCATGAAACAACTCCAATTCTAGCATCTAGTGCTAGAATAGCTACAAGACTGCATTATTTGTGTCCTCAGTTTTTCCCAGATCCTAGTTTTCCTTCTGTTCAGAATGACGATGACGATGTTGCAGCTCCAAATATCAAAGTACCGGTGGAGAGTTCAGTTTGTGGCATATCTGCTGAAAATCTCTTAAAG TTCGCCTTACGTCCTCCGAGAAAACTGGGATTGGATAGATCATGTGTTCAAAATACGATGACCTCCTCAGTGTTTATTGAAGAGTTACTTTCAGAGATTCCTGAGATTGCTGTTGCAGCGAAGAACATAAGAAAATTTTGGCACAAACCTGAAGAAGATGAGGTAGAATTATCCGACAGGCAGGACAGTAATGATGTCGTGATTGAAGAACCTTCGAAATTCTCTGTCCCTAAATGTCTCGAAAATGTACAGAGAGATGATCTAGAGATTGTTTTTCTTGGCACTGGTTCTTCCATACCTTCAAAATATCGAAATGTCAGTTCCATCTATGTTAATCTTTTTTCTAAAGGAGGTTTACTCCTTGATTGTGGAGAAGGAACTTTGGCACAACTCAAGAGGAG ATATGGCATTAGTGGTGCAGACACTGTAGTTAGAAATCTTAGATGCATTTGGATTTCCCATATCCATGCTGATCACCACGCTGGTTTGGCTCGTATACTTGCTTTAAGACGTGATTTGTTGAAAGGAGTAGAGCATGAGCCCATACTGGTTGTTGGGCCAGAGAAGGTTGGGGAGTTTCTTAaggaatatataaaattagaagatcTAGACATGTTGTTCCTCGACTGTTGGAGCACTACACGGTCTAAGTGGGATAACACGGAGGCTGAAGACAACTCTTCGCAGCCCTGTTCGAAAAAATTGAAGCCAAGCACTCCACTTGATGACATAACATTGCTAAAGTGTTTAAGGAAAGTTCTCGGTGAAGCAGGACTAATGAGACTCATCAGCTTCCCTGTTGTACACTGTGATGACGCGTTTGGTGTTGTCTTGGAATCAGCAGACAGAATGAATTACGGGGAAGTAGTACCGGGTTGGAAGGTTGTGTACTCTGGTGACACGAGGCCATGCTCAGAAGTTATAGACGCGTCTCTTGGTGCAACAATTCTTATACATGAG GCTACGTTCGAGGATGGCCTTGTAGAGGAGGCTATAGCTAGAAATCACAGCACAATCAAGGAAGCTCTAGAAGTGGGAGATTCTGCTGGTGCATACCGCGTAATACTAACTCACTTCAGCCAAAGATACCCGAAAGTACCTGCACTTGTTGAAGTGAGTATGCGAAGAACTAGTATTGCTTTTGATCTAATGAGTGTAAACCTAGCAGATTTGCCAGTGCTCCCTAAGGTTCTTCCCTACCTCAAATTGCTTTTCAGAAACAACggttaa